Genomic DNA from Vespa velutina chromosome 6, iVesVel2.1, whole genome shotgun sequence:
ACAGAAACTCCTCActcgatcattttaatgagTTTTGGCCAAATAATTCTAtggcaaaaataaagaaatacgtGTCCAATCGTTTATGTCAAGGGATTTGAGtttctaaaatattgtaaaattttgaacaaatttgtagtttcttttacatttcatagaataaaaagatagagattcTATAAGCAATGTGTATTGTATATTGGTAAGCATCTATATTCGTAATTTAGGAAATGTAGGTTCCAGGCTAAAATGATTcccgataatttctttttatttactttacttttaattaatttactctttttttcttattagatAATTTAGTAAGATGTTATTATTCaatctcttatatttatttcctccaCTGATGGCTGATGTGAATTTCGCTGTGATCtctactataataattatgaattatttttaagagaaaaaaaatacaataatcaaaatgatattataaaagactttgaattatttattaactctaaaaataaagattttattcaaaaagGCATATGTGATTTGCCCAATCGTTGGCAAAAAGTCGTAGATGAAGaatggaaattatttcaattgaatataataaataatgtgaaaaattatgcttttcgtttttttattttcatttaaagcccgtttcatagttttcaacctaatatatatattatacatatatattttttcattcataactGAATTtggtataaaagaaataaacacgAAAAGGGCGGCCCTGTTGTTTATCGCATTGAACATGACAAGCGCTATCACGCTTTTCGGCTTTTTTCGAAACGTAATTGAAAGAGCGCTATCGCGCTCCTTGGTGTTTTTCGATCATGTTTTGTCAAAACCCTCTGGTACGCAAACGGTTAAAAAACATTGTGAAAACAAATGTATAATGATCATAAGATagtaagataaagagaaacaatagaggatgaaaaaaaaaaaacgttttgtacttttattcatatatcatttatattagatatatttatcgatgGGCGTTCATGTGTCGTATTTTGTTatgcttttgtttttgataTAACCTGGTTTATAGTCGTACTGTCCATTGTCAGAGTCACATTTTAGCAAAGAAGATTTTCTCAAAAGTGTTCCCTTTTGTTATTTGCTTTGAATTTTGCACAGATATGAATTCAACCGATATTCGTGTAATTTTCTTATGAGTATAAACTTGGTAATAATGCTGCAAAAGCTGCACGCAATATAAACCAGGCATTTGGAGAGAATACTGTGAACGATCAAAAAGTGCAGCGTTGGTTTGAAAAATTCCGGTCTGGTGATTTTTCCCTGCAAAATGAACCGCGTGGAAGACCCGAAACGTCTGTGAAAAATGATGCTCTGAAAGCATTGGTGGAAACGAATCCAACTGTTTCTTCAAAGGAACTTGCTGCCAGAATGGAAGTTGACCGTACAACAATATTGCGACATCTTTCTGAAATTGGCAAGgtgaaaaaaatggataagTGGATACCGCACAAACTAACCGAGCTTAATAAGCTGGATCGCTTGAACGTATGTTCATCATTGCTAACCCGATTTAATCGAGATCCATTTTTCGATCGGATCATTACTTGTGATGAAAAATGGGTTCTTTACGACAATAGGAAAAGGTGTGCTCGGTGGCTTGATAGGGATGAGGCTTGTGCTCATACTCCACGGTCATCACTTCATCCacggaaaattttaatcacaGTTTGCTGGAATGTAACTGGAGTAATACATTACTCATTCCTTCGAACTGGAATGACAATTACAGCCGAAAAGTATTGCTAGTACATTGAAGAAAtgcatgaaaaattgaaaattagaaGCCCATCACTTGTTAATCGGCATGTCCCAATACTTCTCCACGACAACGTTCGGCCGCATATATCGTACAAAACAATtgcgaaattaaatgaattaaaatataaaattttgtagcACCTACCCTATTCACCGGATCTTTCGCCAACcgactttcatttatttaaacatttagaaCTGTTTTTACGGGCTAAATAGTACGAAAATGAAGACAGTCTGAAAAATGTCATGTCAGAGTTCATTGATTCTAAAGATCAGAATTTCTTCAAGACAAGCATCTATGCATTAAAATCTCGTTGGGAAAAGTATATTGAAGTAAATGGAgcatattttgattaaataaacaacttttggaaaaagatatgcagttttatatattcacttaagaatccgacatttcattcgcaccaacgaaaaaggtaataataaatcaGTCGGTGAAATATCGGGTGAATATGGAGGATATggtaaaattt
This window encodes:
- the LOC124949792 gene encoding histone-lysine N-methyltransferase SETMAR-like, with the protein product MTSAITLFGFFRNYKLGNNAAKAARNINQAFGENTVNDQKVQRWFEKFRSGDFSLQNEPRGRPETSVKNDALKALVETNPTVSSKELAARMEVDRTTILRHLSEIGKVKKMDKWIPHKLTELNKLDRLNVCSSLLTRFNRDPFFDRIITCDEKWVLYDNRKRCARWLDRDEACAHTPRSSLHPRKILITVCWNVTGVIHYSFLRTGMTITAEKYC